One genomic segment of Pseudomonas chlororaphis subsp. aurantiaca includes these proteins:
- the gspD gene encoding type II secretion system secretin GspD has translation MKWSGSFYARQSRKALPLLLLGPLALALAACSNNKEPQPPLLVDSELGRPLGETNRSGGDVVAERERAQAQQTQRPKYQHPISRAGRAPGAPAASGTVVRNPLGDQPVRLNFVDVDIQAVVRALARSTGQQFLVDPRVKGNLTLVSEGEVPAHQAYDMLLAALRMQGFSVVDVGGVAQVVPEADAKLLGGPIYNAGKPSANGMLTRTFRLQYENAVNLIPVLRPIVSPNNPINAYPGNNSIVITDYAENLTRVAQIIEGIDIPSALDTDVVPVQNGIAVDIAGMVSELLETQGADPTQKVSVVGDPRSNSIIIRTGSPERTELARNLIYKLDNAQSNPSNLHVVYLRNAQAGKLAQALRGLLTGESDSGTSDNARAMLGSMGGMSQGGSSSSGQSGSTSSTSGSSSLSGGSSGSGYAQGGGSSSSQGGTQASDQNTAFSAGGVTIQADATTNTLLISAPEPLYRNLREVIDMLDQRRAQVVIESLIVEVNEDDAAEFGVQWQTGNLGGSGIIGGANLGGSGLNLNGKTSLDVLPQGLNVGLVNGTVDIPGIGKILDLKVLARALKSKGGNNVLSTPNLLTLDNEAASIFVGQTIPFVTGSYVTGGGGTSNNPFQTVQREEVGLKLNVRPQISEGGTVKLDIYQEVSSVDQRASVQAGTVTNKRAIDTSILLDDGQIMVLGGLLQDGYSQSNNAVPWLSTLPGIGALFRNESRSTNKTNLMVFLRPYIIRDSAAGRSITLNRYDFMRRAQGGLQPDRSWAMPDMQAPQLPTAEQGVPGAVPVSSPAPRARIKAVPVQ, from the coding sequence GCCCTTGCTCCTGCTGGGACCGCTGGCCCTGGCGCTGGCGGCGTGCAGTAACAACAAGGAGCCACAGCCACCGTTGCTGGTGGACAGCGAACTGGGGCGGCCCCTGGGCGAGACCAATCGCAGTGGCGGCGACGTGGTGGCCGAGCGGGAGAGGGCCCAGGCACAACAGACCCAGCGTCCCAAATACCAGCATCCGATCAGCCGTGCGGGACGTGCTCCCGGTGCTCCCGCCGCCAGCGGCACGGTGGTACGCAATCCCCTGGGCGACCAGCCGGTGCGCCTGAATTTCGTCGACGTCGATATCCAGGCCGTGGTCCGGGCCTTGGCGCGTTCCACCGGCCAGCAGTTCCTGGTGGACCCGCGGGTCAAGGGCAACCTGACCCTGGTCAGCGAAGGCGAAGTGCCGGCCCACCAGGCCTACGACATGCTGCTGGCGGCCCTGCGCATGCAGGGCTTCAGCGTGGTGGACGTCGGCGGCGTGGCCCAGGTGGTGCCGGAAGCCGACGCCAAGCTGCTCGGCGGGCCGATCTACAACGCCGGCAAGCCGTCGGCCAACGGCATGCTGACCCGCACCTTCCGCCTGCAGTACGAAAACGCGGTGAACCTGATCCCGGTGCTGCGCCCGATCGTGTCGCCGAACAACCCGATCAACGCCTACCCGGGCAACAACAGCATCGTCATCACCGACTACGCCGAGAACCTCACCCGGGTGGCGCAGATCATCGAAGGCATAGACATTCCCAGTGCCCTGGACACCGACGTGGTGCCGGTGCAGAACGGCATTGCGGTGGACATCGCCGGCATGGTCTCCGAACTGCTGGAAACCCAGGGCGCCGACCCGACCCAGAAAGTCAGCGTGGTCGGCGACCCGCGCTCCAACTCGATCATCATCCGCACCGGCAGCCCCGAGCGCACCGAGCTGGCGCGCAACCTGATCTATAAGCTGGACAATGCCCAGAGCAACCCGAGCAACCTGCACGTGGTGTACCTGCGCAACGCCCAGGCCGGCAAGCTGGCCCAGGCCCTGCGCGGCCTGCTCACCGGCGAGAGCGACAGCGGCACCAGCGATAACGCGCGGGCCATGCTCGGCAGCATGGGCGGCATGAGCCAGGGCGGCAGTTCCAGCAGCGGCCAGAGCGGCAGCACCAGCTCCACCAGTGGCAGCTCCAGCCTCAGCGGCGGCAGTTCCGGCAGCGGTTATGCCCAGGGCGGCGGTTCCAGCAGCAGCCAGGGCGGCACCCAGGCGTCCGACCAGAACACTGCCTTCAGTGCCGGCGGCGTGACCATCCAGGCCGACGCCACCACCAACACCTTGCTGATTTCTGCGCCGGAACCTTTGTACCGCAACCTGCGGGAAGTCATCGACATGCTCGACCAGCGCCGCGCCCAGGTGGTGATCGAAAGCCTGATCGTCGAAGTCAACGAAGACGACGCCGCCGAATTCGGCGTGCAGTGGCAGACCGGCAATCTCGGTGGCAGCGGCATCATCGGCGGCGCCAACCTGGGCGGCAGCGGCCTCAACCTCAACGGCAAGACCAGCCTCGACGTGCTGCCCCAGGGCCTCAACGTCGGCCTGGTCAACGGCACCGTGGACATCCCCGGGATCGGCAAGATCCTCGACCTCAAGGTGCTGGCCCGGGCCCTGAAGAGCAAGGGCGGGAACAACGTGCTGTCGACCCCGAACCTGCTGACCCTGGACAACGAAGCGGCGAGCATCTTCGTCGGCCAGACCATTCCCTTCGTCACCGGCAGCTACGTCACCGGCGGGGGCGGCACCAGCAACAACCCGTTCCAGACCGTGCAGCGCGAAGAAGTCGGCCTGAAGCTGAATGTGCGGCCACAGATTTCCGAAGGTGGCACGGTCAAGCTCGACATCTATCAGGAAGTCAGCAGCGTCGACCAGCGCGCCTCGGTGCAGGCTGGTACCGTGACCAACAAACGTGCGATCGACACCAGCATCCTGCTCGACGACGGCCAGATCATGGTCCTCGGCGGCCTGCTGCAGGACGGCTACAGCCAGAGCAACAACGCGGTGCCGTGGCTGTCGACCCTTCCCGGGATCGGCGCGCTGTTTCGCAACGAAAGCCGCTCGACCAACAAGACCAACCTGATGGTGTTCCTGCGGCCCTACATCATTCGCGACAGTGCCGCGGGGCGCAGCATCACCCTCAACCGCTACGACTTCATGCGCCGCGCCCAGGGCGGCCTGCAGCCGGATCGCAGCTGGGCCATGCCGGACATGCAGGCGCCGCAATTGCCGACGGCGGAGCAGGGGGTGCCGGGGGCTGTGCCGGTGTCGTCGCCAGCGCCGAGAGCGAGAATCAAAGCGGTGCCGGTGCAATGA